The following proteins are co-located in the Malus sylvestris chromosome 13, drMalSylv7.2, whole genome shotgun sequence genome:
- the LOC126597550 gene encoding uncharacterized protein LOC126597550, whose amino-acid sequence MVIVYWVLDLVGAEFPWTENSTNILCCELHDPRRRQHQQHEEEDSTKAKKQESFSSNMACSYSKISPIISILVCFLLVASSICPVAQSSDIHRESTANQTLNPEKELKKLKIMRARLNKINKPALKTIQSPDGDLIDCVLSHHQPAFDHPQLKGQKPLDPPERPKGRSPREMATENYQLWSMSGNLCPEGTVPIRRTREEDMMRASSVKRFGRKLSRHVRRDTSSNGHEHAVGYVSGDQYYGAKASINVWAPTVVNQYEFSLSQLWVISGSFGDDLNTIEAGWQVSPELYGDNYPRFFTYWTTDAYQATGCYNLLCSGFVQTNSRIAIGAAISPTSSYHGGQYDISLLIWKDPKHGNWWLEFGNGVLVGYWPSFLFTHLQDHASMVQFGGEVVNSRPSGSHTATQMGSGHFAGEGFGKASYFRNMQVVDWDNSLIPLSNLKVLADHPNCYDIQGGINNFWGNYFYYGGPGRNVRCP is encoded by the exons ATGGTCATCGTGTATTGGGTATTGGATTTGGTGGGAGCTGAGTTTCCATGGACAGAAAATAGCACCAATATTTTATGCTGCGAATTGCATGACCCCAGAAGAAGACAACACCAACAACACGAAGAAGAGgattcaacaaaagcaaaaaaacaagaaagttTCTCAAGCAATATGGCTTGTAGCTACTCCAAGATTTCCCCAATCATTTCCATTCTTGTTTGCTTCCTTCtggttgcttcttcaatttgtCCGGTGGCACAATCTTCTGATATCCACCGCGAAAGCACTGCCAATCAGACGTTGAATCCGGAAAAAGAACTGAAGAAGTTGAAGATTATGAGAGCTCGTCTTAACAAGATAAACAAGCCTGCTCTCAAGACAATTCAG AGTCCGGATGGCGATCTTATAGATTGTGTTCTTTCTCATCACCAACCAGCTTTTGATCATCCCCAGTTAAAGGGACAGAAGCCATTG GACCCGCCGGAGAGACCGAAAGGCCGGAGCCCTCGAGAAATGGCGACTGAAAACTACCAGCTGTGGAGCATGTCAGGAAATCTCTGCCCAGAAGGAACAGTTCCAATTAGAAGAACGAGAGAGGAGGATATGATGAGAGCAAGCTCTGTTAAAAGATTTGGAAGAAAACTAAGTAGGCATGTCAGAAGAGATACATCCAGCAACGGCCATGAG CATGCGGTTGGGTATGTGAGTGGAGATCAATACTATGGAGCCAAAGCAAGCATCAATGTGTGGGCCCCCACAGTTGTTAATCAATACGAATTTAGCTTGTCTCAATTGTGGGTCATCTCTGGTTCTTTTGGTGATGATCTCAACACCATTGAAGCTGGTTGGCAG GTCAGCCCGGAGCTATATGGGGACAACTACCCCAGATTCTTTACTTATTGGACT ACGGATGCATATCAAGCTACTGGATGCTACAATTTGCTGTGTTCGGGTTTTGTTCAGACCAACAGTAGAATCGCCATTGGAGCTGCAATTTCTCCAACTTCTTCCTACCATGGTGGACAGTATGATATTAGCTTGTTGATTTGGAAG GATCCGAAGCATGGAAATTGGTGGCTGGAATTCGGGAACGGTGTCCTAGTCGGATACTGGCCATCATTCTTGTTCACTCACCTTCAAGACCACGCAAGCATGGTACAATTCGGTGGAGAAGTTGTGAACTCGAGGCCTTCGGGCTCCCACACAGCTACACAGATGGGCAGTGGGCACTTTGCAGGTGAAGGGTTTGGAAAAGCTTCATATTTTCGAAACATGCAGGTTGTGGATTGGGATAACAGCTTAATCCCATTATCCAACCTTAAAGTTTTGGCTGATCATCCAAATTGCTACGACATTCAAGGAGGGATTAACAACTTTTGGGGGAATTATTTTTACTATGGAGGTCCTGGAAGAAATGTGAGGTGTCCCTAA
- the LOC126597555 gene encoding uncharacterized protein LOC126597555: MEKPMLNLVIVICYLCSSKLVLSGHAIESPPYRVVHSESEFELRLYKESSWMSALVQDTTSFEKATKDGFHRLYQYIHGANLNSSEISITAPVLTSIVPSVHGPAEYYVKLYLPAKYERTPPQPLVELNLQLDNWRSHCIAVRKFPGFAKDDRFSKEFETLVNSLNKHLIGKPAILEAESPYAIAQYNASYHLSGRLNEVWMDLSGITADC, from the exons ATGGAAAAGCCAATGTTGAACTTGGTTATAGTAATATGTTACCTTTGTAGCAGCAAACTTGTACTGTCCGGTCATGCTATCGAATCGCCTCCCTACAGGGTGGTGCACTCTGAATCGGAGTTCGAGCTCAGACTCTACAAAGAATCCTCATGGATGTCTGCTCTCGTCCAAGACACAACCTCTTTCGAAAAAGCCACCAAAGACGGATTTCACAG gCTGTATCAATACATCCATGGTGCTAACCTCAACTCTTCAGAAATTAGCATCACGGCTCCTGTCTTAACAAGCATTGTGCCGTCAGTGCACGGGCCGGCAGAATACTACGTGAAGTTGTATCTGCCTGCCAAATATGAAAGAACACCTCCACAGCCCTTGGTCGAACTGAATTTGCAGTTGGATAATTGGAGAAGCCATTGCATAGCAGTCAGAAAGTTTCCAGGGTTTGCCAAAGATGACCGTTTTTCCAAAGAATTTGAAACTCTTGTGAACAGCCTAAATAAGCACTTAATTGGAAAGCCAGCGATTCTGGAAGCTGAGAGTCCTTATGCCATTGCTCAGTACAATGCTTCGTATCACCTTTCTGGGCGCCTAAACGAAGTGTGGATGGATCTTTCAGGAATCACTGCTGATTGCTGA